A single window of Alphaproteobacteria bacterium DNA harbors:
- a CDS encoding helix-turn-helix domain-containing protein has protein sequence MKNESDPAHCIATAAEVCKTLGISRDTLYAYVSRGLLRAAPHPSDRRRSLYDHRDVEMLRARKHRGRSRRAVAESTINWGEPILTSKITRIADGHYHYRGRDAVEFASRASLEDALALLAEVQPRAPVRLPADWRIPDYRLPFDRVLGMLTAEAVAGRVGDGRPRAAQLLRLAALSAAGQGGGDHPDRPMHELLARAWSNRPEAADAIRSALVLSADHELNASAYAARVAASAGASLPASLLVGVATLSGNRHGGITARCRDWVMAMAGPNPPDWRQSVTDDPAPPPGFGHPLYPDGDPRAKALLRLFPEADTWHAIAADVQALTGHHPTIDFGLALVECELGLPEGAGMAIFAVGRMAGWTAHIFEQRRTGQIIRPRAASEE, from the coding sequence ATGAAAAATGAATCCGACCCCGCCCATTGCATTGCCACCGCGGCCGAGGTCTGCAAGACGCTCGGCATCAGCCGCGACACGCTTTACGCCTATGTGAGCCGCGGCCTGCTGCGCGCCGCCCCGCATCCGAGCGACCGACGGCGGAGCCTCTACGACCATCGCGATGTCGAGATGTTGCGGGCGCGCAAGCACCGTGGCCGCTCGCGCCGGGCGGTGGCGGAATCGACCATCAACTGGGGCGAGCCGATCCTCACCTCGAAGATCACGCGCATTGCCGACGGCCATTACCATTATCGCGGCCGGGATGCGGTCGAATTCGCCAGTCGTGCGTCCCTGGAGGACGCTCTGGCCTTGCTGGCGGAGGTGCAGCCGAGGGCGCCGGTGCGCCTGCCCGCGGACTGGCGGATTCCCGATTACCGCCTGCCGTTCGACCGTGTCCTCGGCATGCTGACGGCGGAGGCGGTGGCTGGCCGCGTTGGCGACGGCCGACCACGGGCGGCGCAGTTGCTGCGGCTGGCGGCGTTGAGCGCAGCGGGGCAGGGCGGTGGCGATCATCCCGACCGGCCGATGCACGAGCTTCTGGCCCGCGCCTGGTCGAACCGACCCGAGGCCGCGGACGCGATCCGCTCTGCCCTGGTGCTCTCGGCCGATCATGAGTTGAACGCGTCCGCCTATGCCGCACGGGTCGCGGCGTCCGCCGGGGCCTCCCTGCCGGCCTCCCTGTTGGTGGGGGTTGCGACGCTCTCGGGCAATCGCCATGGCGGCATCACCGCGCGCTGCCGCGACTGGGTGATGGCCATGGCCGGGCCGAACCCGCCGGACTGGCGGCAAAGCGTGACGGACGATCCGGCGCCGCCGCCGGGCTTCGGCCATCCGCTCTATCCGGATGGCGACCCGCGGGCGAAGGCCCTGTTGCGGCTGTTTCCGGAGGCGGACACCTGGCACGCCATCGCCGCCGACGTGCAGGCCCTGACCGGGCACCACCCGACCATCGATTTCGGCCTGGCCCTGGTCGAGTGCGAGCTGGGCCTGCCGGAAGGCGCGGGCATGGCGATTTTCGCGGTGGGCCGCATGGCCGGCTGGACCGCCCACATTTTCGAGCAGCGTCGCACCGGCCAGATCATCCGCCCCCGCGCCGCCAGCGAGGAGTAA
- a CDS encoding acyl-CoA dehydrogenase family protein, with product MYFGLTEDQRALQETARRYAREKLLPHYQTREAEGRFDRAMVAEMGALGLIAPDLPEQFGGLGVDGLTAGVLIEEIGYGDLSVSYVQLLTMLCAGVVARHAKPDVAAEVLPQYIDGSLMIALGLTEPRGGTDAANLILRARRDGDHFILNGEKASISSAAQADHCLVAARTGAVEDGARGVTAFLVDLHSPGVTRSAYNDLGTCAVGRGSIWFEDVRVPAHSMVGNEGGGFTQVMQGFDYSRALIGLMCIGSAQASLDETWPYTLERQAFGRPIAEFQGVTFPLAEFDTQLQAARLLCHKTLWLRDQGMEHTKEAAMCKWWAPKLATDTIQQCLLTHGHLGYSKDLPHQQRMRDVLGLQIGDGTAQVSKMIIARETVGRASVQYARK from the coding sequence ATGTATTTCGGCCTCACCGAAGACCAGCGCGCCCTTCAGGAAACCGCCCGCCGCTATGCCCGCGAGAAGCTGCTGCCGCACTACCAGACCCGCGAGGCCGAAGGCCGGTTCGACCGGGCGATGGTGGCCGAGATGGGAGCGCTGGGCCTGATCGCGCCGGACCTGCCGGAGCAGTTCGGCGGCCTGGGCGTCGATGGCCTCACCGCCGGCGTGCTGATCGAGGAAATCGGCTATGGCGATCTTTCGGTCTCCTACGTGCAGTTGCTGACCATGCTGTGCGCCGGCGTCGTCGCCCGCCATGCCAAGCCCGATGTCGCCGCGGAGGTGCTGCCGCAATACATCGACGGCAGCCTGATGATCGCCCTCGGCCTGACCGAGCCGCGCGGCGGCACCGACGCCGCCAATCTGATCCTGCGCGCCCGGCGCGACGGCGACCATTTCATCCTGAACGGCGAGAAGGCCTCGATCTCGTCGGCGGCGCAGGCGGACCATTGTCTGGTCGCCGCCCGCACCGGCGCGGTCGAGGACGGCGCCCGCGGCGTCACGGCGTTTCTGGTCGACCTGCACAGCCCGGGCGTGACCCGCTCGGCCTACAACGACCTCGGCACCTGCGCCGTCGGCCGCGGCTCGATCTGGTTCGAGGACGTGCGCGTGCCGGCGCACAGCATGGTGGGCAACGAGGGCGGCGGCTTCACCCAGGTGATGCAGGGCTTCGACTACTCGCGCGCGTTGATCGGCCTGATGTGCATCGGCTCGGCCCAGGCGAGCCTGGACGAGACCTGGCCCTACACGCTGGAACGCCAGGCCTTCGGTCGCCCCATCGCCGAATTCCAGGGCGTCACCTTCCCGCTGGCGGAGTTCGACACCCAGTTGCAGGCGGCGCGCCTGCTCTGCCACAAGACGCTGTGGCTGCGCGACCAGGGCATGGAGCACACCAAGGAAGCCGCCATGTGCAAATGGTGGGCGCCGAAGCTGGCGACCGACACCATCCAGCAATGCCTGCTGACGCACGGCCATCTGGGCTATTCCAAGGACCTGCCGCACCAGCAGCGCATGCGCGACGTGCTGGGCCTGCAAATCGGCGACGGCACCGCCCAGGTCTCGAAAATGATCATCGCCCGCGAAACCGTCGGCCGGGCCTCGGTGCAGTACGCGCGCAAATAG
- a CDS encoding PEP-CTERM sorting domain-containing protein (PEP-CTERM proteins occur, often in large numbers, in the proteomes of bacteria that also encode an exosortase, a predicted intramembrane cysteine proteinase. The presence of a PEP-CTERM domain at a protein's C-terminus predicts cleavage within the sorting domain, followed by covalent anchoring to some some component of the (usually Gram-negative) cell surface. Many PEP-CTERM proteins exhibit an unusual sequence composition that includes large numbers of potential glycosylation sites. Expression of one such protein has been shown restore the ability of a bacterium to form floc, a type of biofilm.) has product MALVAVAAIGASAPSQATLLLDTDRTVISGATGTLNPAGVTPALTTPATGDTGFEISFTLNSSGTNTITFKAINDELLRVTGGGQAGIAADDGLTSGLSFLLSEGVRRLELNPDVNNDGNYRITLNTSTNDTYIWEVALKGNGQNRALAFSDPLDSLVIVGGSIESLDPQASELVDLIQPRFGGVCNQNCAGANSQVSEPGTLAALSLGVVGLGLIRRRKAA; this is encoded by the coding sequence TTGGCCCTTGTGGCCGTCGCGGCGATCGGAGCGTCCGCGCCGAGCCAGGCCACGCTCCTGCTGGATACCGACCGAACGGTGATATCGGGAGCCACCGGGACGCTGAACCCGGCAGGCGTCACTCCCGCGCTGACCACGCCCGCAACGGGGGACACGGGGTTCGAGATCTCGTTCACCCTGAATTCCTCCGGCACCAACACCATCACCTTTAAAGCCATCAATGACGAGCTTCTCCGGGTGACGGGCGGTGGCCAGGCGGGGATCGCGGCCGATGACGGCCTCACGTCCGGCCTTTCGTTCCTGCTGTCCGAAGGGGTGCGGCGTCTGGAGTTGAACCCGGACGTCAACAATGACGGCAACTACAGGATCACCCTCAATACGTCCACCAACGACACGTATATCTGGGAGGTGGCCCTGAAAGGCAACGGTCAGAACCGTGCCCTGGCCTTCAGCGACCCGCTCGACAGCCTGGTGATCGTGGGCGGCTCGATTGAATCGCTCGATCCCCAGGCCTCCGAACTCGTCGACCTGATCCAGCCCCGCTTTGGCGGCGTCTGCAACCAGAATTGCGCCGGCGCCAACTCGCAAGTGTCCGAACCGGGCACTCTGGCCGCCCTCAGCCTGGGTGTTGTGGGTCTGGGCCTGATCCGCCGCCGCAAGGCTGCGTAA
- a CDS encoding PEP-CTERM sorting domain-containing protein (PEP-CTERM proteins occur, often in large numbers, in the proteomes of bacteria that also encode an exosortase, a predicted intramembrane cysteine proteinase. The presence of a PEP-CTERM domain at a protein's C-terminus predicts cleavage within the sorting domain, followed by covalent anchoring to some some component of the (usually Gram-negative) cell surface. Many PEP-CTERM proteins exhibit an unusual sequence composition that includes large numbers of potential glycosylation sites. Expression of one such protein has been shown restore the ability of a bacterium to form floc, a type of biofilm.), translated as MYLKSRLPGVMPRALAPRRLMAVFGAVLISAVMSQGAQALVIDPAVDAPDLTGTNTGNAQILLDIAGTIGSATELYKQNVGGPEVGSLAGSYETTFANTASDPMDATITYVGGQIVGPTAWLLVKDGNHDPAWYLYNLTALGWDGVDTIYAENFWPNQGAISHVSLFGSGPIDPPPDNPPVSEPATLGLLGSTMVALGFVARRRRG; from the coding sequence ATGTATCTGAAGAGTAGATTGCCCGGGGTGATGCCGCGGGCTCTTGCACCGAGACGACTCATGGCCGTCTTTGGCGCCGTGCTGATCTCCGCGGTAATGTCGCAAGGCGCGCAGGCTCTGGTGATCGATCCTGCGGTCGATGCCCCAGATCTTACGGGTACGAACACGGGCAATGCGCAAATCCTGTTGGACATCGCCGGTACCATTGGATCAGCGACGGAACTGTACAAACAGAATGTCGGCGGCCCGGAGGTCGGCTCGTTGGCCGGCAGCTATGAAACGACGTTCGCCAACACCGCGTCGGATCCGATGGACGCCACCATCACTTACGTCGGTGGCCAGATCGTTGGCCCAACCGCATGGCTACTGGTCAAGGACGGCAACCACGATCCCGCTTGGTATCTGTACAATCTGACCGCTCTCGGCTGGGACGGTGTTGATACGATCTATGCCGAAAACTTCTGGCCGAACCAGGGAGCGATCTCGCATGTCTCTCTGTTCGGCAGCGGCCCGATCGATCCTCCGCCGGACAACCCGCCGGTCAGTGAGCCGGCAACGCTCGGCCTTCTCGGTTCGACCATGGTGGCCCTGGGCTTCGTCGCCCGTCGGCGTCGCGGCTGA
- a CDS encoding HAMP domain-containing protein, which translates to MMARVIEATPPAMHHELLRVASTSGFRFGMRQNLPGLPPAPFFETWLEPHLRAQGLQGTLVLRLAKKKDDDRSDPDDAGDLSDGGLIAVPLKMQGHEAWLTLEAKRWHAPNWPRYAMVSFLLAGGGSAIVIFLLVRRAMRPLHALSQAAERLGRGETVPPLAERGPIDIRLTTAAFNQMQDRLQRFVSDRTRMLAAISHDLRSPITALRLRAEMVDQDDVRERMIASLDDMQQMVEATLAFARQDAENEPTQRVDLASLGRDLAEERAEIGQPVRWEGGAARNSACRPVALRRALGNLIDNAVRYGGGARLRLEPHGFVIEDDGPGIPEDRLSHVFEPFARLEESRNAETGGTGLGLAIARSIARSHGGDVILRNRNGGGLTAMLVLPA; encoded by the coding sequence ATGATGGCGCGGGTGATCGAGGCCACGCCCCCGGCCATGCACCACGAATTGTTGCGCGTGGCCAGCACGTCGGGCTTCCGGTTCGGCATGCGCCAGAACCTGCCGGGATTGCCGCCGGCGCCGTTTTTCGAGACCTGGCTGGAGCCGCATCTGCGCGCCCAGGGCCTGCAAGGCACGCTGGTCCTGCGGCTGGCCAAGAAGAAGGACGATGACCGTTCGGATCCCGACGATGCCGGCGACCTCAGCGATGGCGGCCTCATTGCCGTGCCGTTGAAGATGCAGGGGCACGAGGCCTGGCTGACCCTGGAGGCCAAGCGCTGGCACGCGCCGAACTGGCCGCGCTATGCGATGGTCTCGTTCCTGCTGGCGGGCGGGGGCAGTGCCATCGTGATTTTCCTGCTGGTGCGCCGCGCGATGCGGCCGCTGCATGCGCTCTCGCAAGCGGCAGAGCGGTTGGGCCGCGGCGAGACCGTGCCGCCGCTCGCCGAGCGGGGGCCGATCGACATCCGCCTGACCACGGCAGCGTTCAACCAGATGCAGGACCGCCTGCAACGCTTTGTCAGCGACCGCACGCGCATGCTGGCGGCCATCAGCCACGATCTGCGCTCGCCCATCACCGCCTTGCGCCTGCGGGCGGAAATGGTGGACCAGGACGATGTGCGCGAACGCATGATCGCCTCGCTGGACGACATGCAACAGATGGTCGAGGCCACTCTCGCCTTCGCCCGCCAGGATGCCGAGAACGAGCCGACGCAACGGGTGGACCTGGCATCGCTCGGCCGCGATCTGGCCGAGGAACGGGCCGAAATCGGCCAGCCGGTCCGGTGGGAGGGCGGCGCGGCCCGCAACTCCGCCTGCCGCCCCGTGGCGCTGCGGCGGGCCCTGGGCAATCTGATCGACAATGCGGTGCGCTATGGTGGCGGCGCCCGGCTGCGCCTGGAGCCGCACGGGTTCGTGATTGAGGACGATGGCCCGGGCATTCCCGAAGATCGCCTCTCGCACGTGTTCGAGCCGTTTGCGCGGCTGGAGGAATCCCGCAATGCCGAGACCGGCGGCACCGGCCTCGGTCTCGCCATCGCCCGATCCATCGCCCGCAGCCATGGCGGCGACGTGATCCTGCGCAACCGCAACGGCGGCGGCCTGACCGCCATGCTGGTGCTGCCGGCCTGA
- a CDS encoding response regulator, with protein MMDEPHILVVDDHRDIRDALAKYLDRNGYRVSQADSAAAARRVMRDAAIDLVVLDIMMPGEDGLSLTRDLRAQGQLPIILLTAVAEETDRIVGLEMGADDYLTKPFNPRELLARIKAVLRRTQALPPQPTDAPQGLLRFDRWVADPAAQSVADAEGAPLDLSTAEFRLLYAFLTHPQRVLSRDQLLDLTQGRTAVPFDRSIDNMVSRLRRKIEVDPKKPQLIKTHWGGGYALAVPVEPA; from the coding sequence ATGATGGACGAACCCCATATCCTGGTCGTGGACGACCATCGAGACATTCGCGACGCGCTCGCCAAATATCTGGACCGCAACGGCTATCGGGTCAGCCAGGCCGACAGCGCCGCCGCGGCCCGGCGGGTGATGCGCGACGCCGCCATCGATCTGGTGGTGCTGGACATCATGATGCCCGGCGAGGACGGACTGTCCCTCACCCGCGACCTGCGCGCCCAGGGGCAGTTGCCGATCATCCTGCTGACCGCGGTGGCGGAGGAAACCGACCGCATCGTCGGTCTGGAAATGGGCGCCGACGATTATCTGACGAAGCCGTTCAACCCGCGCGAGTTGCTGGCGCGGATCAAAGCCGTGCTGCGCCGGACCCAGGCGCTGCCGCCGCAGCCGACGGACGCCCCCCAGGGCCTGCTGCGCTTCGACCGGTGGGTCGCCGATCCGGCCGCTCAGTCGGTGGCGGACGCCGAGGGCGCGCCGCTCGACCTCAGCACGGCGGAGTTCCGCCTGCTGTATGCGTTCCTGACCCATCCGCAGCGGGTGCTCTCGCGCGATCAGTTGCTGGACCTGACCCAAGGGCGGACCGCCGTGCCGTTCGACCGGTCTATCGACAACATGGTCAGCCGCCTGCGCCGCAAGATCGAGGTCGATCCGAAAAAGCCCCAGCTCATCAAGACCCATTGGGGCGGCGGCTATGCCCTGGCCGTGCCGGTGGAGCCCGCATGA
- a CDS encoding EF-hand domain-containing protein: MQTRTKILVASIGGAIVLGLTSGAIASKYHGQRGGHMSAMFAMVDSNGDGKITRAEADAFRDGQLAKFDANKDGRLEADEYVAMMEDFRHQMMLARFKRMDTNGDGSLSKEEMSVPMEHMFKRMDRNDDGMIEQDEMGRRHHRGDDDRMDKKDDDHMGKKKDRD; this comes from the coding sequence ATGCAGACCCGCACGAAAATCCTCGTTGCTTCCATTGGCGGAGCCATCGTGCTTGGCCTGACCAGCGGCGCGATTGCCAGCAAGTATCACGGCCAACGTGGCGGCCATATGAGCGCGATGTTCGCGATGGTCGACAGCAATGGCGACGGCAAGATCACCCGTGCCGAAGCCGATGCCTTCCGCGATGGGCAACTCGCGAAGTTCGACGCGAACAAGGACGGCCGTCTGGAGGCCGACGAATACGTCGCGATGATGGAAGATTTCCGCCACCAGATGATGCTCGCGCGCTTCAAGCGCATGGATACCAACGGCGACGGCAGCCTTTCCAAGGAAGAAATGTCGGTGCCGATGGAGCACATGTTCAAGCGGATGGACCGCAATGACGACGGCATGATCGAGCAGGACGAGATGGGCCGGCGTCACCACCGCGGCGACGACGATCGCATGGACAAGAAGGACGACGATCACATGGGCAAGAAGAAGGATCGCGACTGA
- a CDS encoding SMP-30/gluconolactonase/LRE family protein yields the protein MQECATGYGLIEGPVWHETLGLLFSDVPNGGVYRLAKDGRVSQQVPKRRGIGGMALHADGGLIMGGRDIVVSDIDGTNMQTLLAGADTKAGVGFNDLTTDAAGRIYVGDLGFKVFGGGEPKPGYLHMIDLDGSDRVIADGIMLTNGLGFSPDGKRLYHSDARADVVRVYDVLADGSVGPWRPFAHIQNGETPDGLAVAADGSVWVALAHGGAVAVYEPDGTLRERIAVPLPMVTSVCFGGDDLRDLYVVTGSRGGPHENCGTVFVMRAPAAGLPLAPAEVRRPVA from the coding sequence ATGCAAGAATGCGCCACCGGCTATGGCCTGATCGAGGGTCCCGTCTGGCACGAAACCCTCGGCCTGTTGTTCAGCGACGTGCCGAATGGCGGCGTCTATCGGCTCGCCAAGGACGGCCGGGTCAGCCAGCAGGTGCCGAAGCGCCGCGGCATTGGCGGCATGGCGTTGCATGCCGACGGCGGCCTGATCATGGGCGGTCGCGATATCGTCGTCTCCGACATCGACGGCACCAACATGCAAACCCTGCTGGCCGGGGCCGACACGAAGGCGGGCGTCGGTTTCAACGACCTGACGACCGACGCCGCCGGCCGCATCTATGTGGGCGATCTGGGGTTCAAGGTGTTCGGCGGCGGCGAGCCGAAGCCCGGCTATCTGCACATGATCGACCTGGACGGCAGCGACCGCGTGATCGCCGACGGCATCATGCTGACCAACGGCCTGGGCTTCTCGCCGGACGGCAAGCGGCTCTATCATTCGGATGCGCGGGCGGATGTGGTGCGCGTCTATGACGTGCTGGCCGATGGCTCGGTCGGCCCCTGGCGGCCGTTTGCGCACATCCAAAACGGCGAAACGCCGGACGGGCTGGCCGTCGCGGCGGATGGGTCGGTCTGGGTGGCGCTGGCCCATGGCGGCGCCGTCGCCGTCTACGAGCCCGACGGCACGCTGCGCGAGCGCATCGCCGTGCCGTTGCCCATGGTCACCAGCGTCTGTTTCGGCGGTGACGACCTGCGGGATCTCTATGTCGTGACGGGGAGCCGCGGCGGGCCGCATGAGAACTGCGGGACGGTGTTCGTCATGCGGGCCCCCGCCGCGGGCTTGCCACTGGCGCCGGCCGAAGTTCGGCGCCCCGTGGCCTAA
- a CDS encoding phosphotransferase, whose product MAGTGEISSTLQTEAVLDQHKFPEDRLEDYMARHVEGFTRPLSVGQFLGGMSNPTFMLKDGGGKRYVMRKKPPGKLLPSAHAVDREYKVITALAQTDVPAAKTYAMCEDEGVIGQMFYIMEHVEGRVIRDFSLPGLSPAVRGAHYDAMNDTMARLHNVDFRAVGLESYGRVGGYMARQVKRWSGQYEASKTDDLKEMDHLVVWLNDNMPEDDETTIVHGDFRMENLIYHPTEPRVLAVIDWELGTLGNPLSDLAYNCLPYHWGDPARADITRMDLAANGIPTEEEYVAKYCERTGRSGIPKWNFYLVLSLYRLAAISQGVYKRGLDGNASSPDAIERGKNARRLAEIGWELVQTRGVG is encoded by the coding sequence ATGGCCGGTACCGGTGAAATCTCGTCGACCCTGCAAACCGAAGCCGTGCTCGACCAGCACAAATTCCCCGAGGACCGGCTGGAAGACTATATGGCCCGGCATGTCGAGGGCTTCACCCGGCCGCTGAGCGTCGGCCAGTTCCTGGGCGGCATGTCCAACCCGACCTTCATGCTGAAGGACGGCGGCGGCAAACGCTATGTCATGCGCAAGAAGCCGCCGGGCAAGCTGCTGCCGTCCGCGCACGCCGTCGACCGCGAATACAAGGTCATCACCGCGCTGGCCCAGACCGACGTGCCCGCCGCCAAGACCTATGCCATGTGCGAGGACGAGGGCGTCATCGGCCAGATGTTCTACATCATGGAGCATGTGGAAGGCCGGGTGATCCGCGATTTCTCGCTGCCGGGCCTCTCGCCGGCGGTGCGCGGCGCACACTACGACGCCATGAACGACACCATGGCGCGGCTGCACAATGTCGATTTCCGCGCCGTCGGGCTGGAGAGCTATGGCCGCGTCGGCGGCTATATGGCCCGGCAGGTCAAGCGCTGGTCCGGCCAGTACGAGGCATCGAAAACCGACGACCTGAAGGAAATGGACCATCTGGTCGTCTGGCTGAACGACAACATGCCGGAAGACGACGAAACCACCATCGTCCACGGCGATTTCCGCATGGAAAACCTGATCTACCACCCGACCGAGCCGCGGGTGCTGGCGGTGATCGACTGGGAGCTGGGCACGCTCGGCAACCCGCTTTCGGACCTGGCCTATAACTGCCTGCCCTATCACTGGGGCGACCCGGCCCGCGCCGACATCACCCGGATGGACCTGGCCGCGAACGGCATCCCGACCGAAGAGGAATACGTCGCCAAGTATTGCGAGCGCACCGGCCGCAGCGGCATTCCGAAGTGGAATTTCTACCTGGTGCTGTCGCTCTATCGCCTGGCCGCGATCAGCCAGGGCGTCTACAAGCGTGGCCTGGACGGCAACGCCTCCAGCCCCGACGCCATCGAGCGGGGCAAGAACGCCCGGCGCCTGGCCGAAATCGGCTGGGAGTTGGTGCAGACGCGCGGCGTGGGGTAA
- the queG gene encoding tRNA epoxyqueuosine(34) reductase QueG codes for MATAPPAPKDAIRARALELDFDAVGFAPARASGTVRAGLSLYLAEGRHGDMGWMATTAHRRADPRTLWPGARSAVVVGLNYGPERDPLAVLGQPDKGAVSAYAQTRRDYHDVVKKKLRQLARWMAETWACEVKLFVDTAPLMEKPLAQQAGVGWQGKHSNLVSRRHGSWLFLGEVLTSLDLPPDAPEPDRCGSCRRCLDACPTDAFPAPYRLDARRCIAYLTIEHQGHIPREFRAAIGNRVFGCDDCLAVCPWNKFARTAREAQMQAREELASPALSDLAALDDAAFRALFAGSPIKRLGRDRMVRNVLIAMGNSGDPAFRPQIESCLADASALVRAMAVWALSQLLRPTDLAVLAAQHRADEADPAVRREWALACGGAIGEDCQEPVTS; via the coding sequence GTGGCGACGGCGCCTCCCGCACCGAAAGACGCCATCCGCGCCCGGGCGCTGGAGCTGGATTTCGACGCCGTCGGCTTCGCGCCGGCCCGCGCCAGCGGCACCGTTCGGGCCGGGCTTTCGCTCTACCTGGCCGAGGGCCGTCATGGCGACATGGGCTGGATGGCCACTACCGCCCACCGCCGCGCCGACCCAAGGACGCTGTGGCCGGGCGCGCGCTCGGCCGTGGTGGTCGGCCTGAACTACGGGCCGGAGCGGGACCCGCTGGCGGTGCTGGGCCAGCCGGACAAGGGCGCCGTCAGCGCCTATGCCCAGACCCGGCGCGACTATCACGACGTGGTCAAGAAGAAGCTGCGCCAGCTCGCCCGCTGGATGGCCGAGACCTGGGCCTGCGAGGTCAAGCTGTTCGTCGACACCGCGCCGCTGATGGAAAAGCCGCTGGCGCAACAGGCCGGCGTCGGCTGGCAGGGCAAGCACTCCAATCTGGTGAGCCGCCGGCACGGCTCCTGGCTGTTCCTGGGCGAGGTGCTGACCTCGCTCGACCTGCCGCCGGATGCGCCGGAGCCCGACCGTTGCGGCTCCTGCCGGCGCTGCCTGGACGCCTGCCCGACCGACGCCTTCCCGGCGCCCTACCGGCTCGATGCCCGCCGCTGCATCGCCTATCTGACCATCGAGCACCAGGGCCATATCCCGCGCGAATTCCGCGCCGCCATCGGCAATCGCGTCTTCGGCTGCGACGACTGTCTGGCGGTTTGCCCCTGGAACAAATTCGCCCGGACCGCGCGCGAGGCGCAGATGCAGGCGCGGGAGGAGTTGGCCTCCCCTGCCCTGTCCGACCTGGCCGCCCTGGACGACGCGGCGTTCCGCGCGCTGTTCGCCGGCTCGCCGATCAAGCGGCTGGGGCGGGACCGGATGGTGCGCAATGTCCTGATCGCCATGGGCAACAGCGGCGATCCGGCGTTCCGGCCGCAAATCGAATCCTGCCTTGCCGACGCCTCTGCCTTGGTGCGGGCGATGGCGGTTTGGGCGCTAAGCCAATTGCTTCGCCCCACGGACCTGGCGGTGCTGGCGGCCCAACATCGCGCCGACGAGGCGGACCCGGCGGTCCGCCGCGAGTGGGCACTTGCGTGCGGCGGCGCGATCGGGGAAGACTGTCAGGAACCTGTCACATCCTGA